The nucleotide window TCGGTGAGAAAGGCCAGCCCGTTACGGACCTCCAGAGTCGCCTCGCGATCGGCCAGCAGGTCGACGCCCAGCTCCGCGAGGGCGTCGTAGCTCCGGGCTCGATCCGGAGGGACGAACTCGGGATGGAGAAAGACCTCGTTCGGTCGGATCGCAGAGTGACCGGGCTGCCAGGTCTCGAGATAGCGATCGAGCGCGTCGCCCGAGAGCGCGTCGCCCAGGAGATCGCGCGGCGGTTCGTCGAGCGGCGGACATCGCTCGGCCAGCACGGCCCGCACCTCACGCTCGTCGGCGAACGCCGCGGGCGGATCGTCGAGTCGGGCTTCGAGGTCCGCGAGGCTGGCCGCCGTGCGGCGCTCGCCCGCGAGTGCGCCCGCCGCGCCGTCCTCGACGAGCCGTGAGAGCACCGTCGAGAGTCGCCCCATCGATCACTCGCTCTCGCCGAAGCCACCGCCTTCGTTCGGGCGGAGTGGCTGGTAATCGCCGCGGATGTTGATCTCGACGCGGCCCATGATGTCGACCGAGGCCTCACTGCTCGACATCTCGCGTTTGGTCATCGTCGAGACCGACGTGTTGTGGTGGTTGGCGTACCCACCGACGTTGAACGACCCGAGCGAGAGCCCGGCGTTGGCTCCCGCACTGGTCGACGAGCGGTCGTACTCCGTGTCGGTCTGGCGGGTGTACTCCGAAGCGTTGGTATTGAAGTTCAGCTTCGTCTCGATCGTCCCGTCGTCGACGACGACACGGACGATGCCCTGCGAGACGAGGTCTTTCAGGGCTTCGAGGCGCGGGCCGGCGATGTCACGGCGGACGCACTTGCGGATCGTGGTCACCTGTTCGCCACTCAACTCCAGGGTCGGCTCCTCGCCCTCGGAGCCGCTCGCGTCGTCGGGAGCGGGAAGCGTCAGATTGAGTTCCTCGGCCTCGTCGCCGAGTTTTCGGTTCAGAATCTCGAGATCGGTCTTCGTCAACGTTCCGGGCTCGTCGGTCGTGCCGACCGCCGTCGTGCCGGATTCCTCGCCGGGGAACTTGCCGATCAGCCAGTCGGTGACGTCGCGATCGATCACCGCCTCCTGTTCGAACTCCGAGACCGACATCGACACCTTCTCCACCAGATCGGCGTACGCCTCCTGCTGGCGAATCATCGAGGTGACGATGGCGTTGAAGGTGTCCTCGATCAGTTTCGAGGTGAACTCGGGGAACTCGATTTCGTCGAGGCGCGTGGCGTTGTCGACCGCGTCGGATGCTGGTGGCATGAACTGTTCCTCGAACGACCACTCGACGGGCGGTCTTATAGGTATAGACGTATCGGCAATTTCGGCAAAGGCTGCCGACGCGCGTGCCGGTCGCAGGATGCGGGCCCCACGACCGACGAGACGGCGACGACGGTCGAATCGACAGGCCGACGAGGCCAGCGAGACGAGGAAGACGGCCGATATATGGGGTGCAATTTTACAGTGGAGTGGAGACTCACATCTCGTGTGACACGAACTCTCCTGAGCCGGATATCGACCGGCGGACTGATCGTCCTCGTCGGACTGGCACTGCTCGCTCGAACGACCGAACTGTTCGACGCGGGACTGGTCTGGACGTGGCTGCCCGCGCTGTTCGTCGTGCTTGGCGTGTGGGCACTTCTCGCCAGCCAGTTCCGCAACCTGACCGGGCCGGTGATGGTGATTGCCGTCGCCGGGGCGGTTCTCGCGCGGAATCTCGACGTGATCAGCGACGCCACGCTCGGTCGGTGGTGGCCACTGCTCGTCGTCCTCTTCGGCGTCTTGCTCGTCGTCGGCCGCTCTCGGCGCCGTCGGTCGAGCCCCGGGGCCACGACCGGCGAGGTGAGCGTGCTGAGCGTTCTCGGCGGGAGCGAACGCCGGATCGGCCCGACGTTCACTGGCGCAGAAGTCCTCTCGGTGTTCGGGGGGTCGGAACTCGATCTGCGGGAGACGGACGTGCCGACCCCGCCGGCAGTTCTCGACACGATCACGCTCTTTGGCGGAACCGAACTCCGCGTGCCCAGCGACTGGGTGGTTCAGATCGACGCGCTCGCGCTGTTCGGCGGGATCGAAGACGATCGACAGGCTCCGAGCGACGGCCCCGCGAGGACCGAGGAGGGCCCCGACCTCGTGATTACGGGGCTCGTGCTGTTCGGCGGCCTCGAAATCTCTCACTGAGCACTCACTCGTTTTCGAGCTTTTCGACGGCCTCTTCGAGGTTGTTGACCATCTGAGCTTGCTCTTCGTTGGCGGCGTAGATATTCTGAGTTTCGCTGGCGACGCGTTCGGCCTGATCGGCCACCTGATCGACGACAGAAGCGACCTCTTCGGCGCTGGCGGCCTGATCGTCGGTCGCCTCTGCGACCTCTTCGATGCCCCGAGAGGCTTCTTCGATCGCCTCGACGATTTCGTCGAGGGCAGACATCGTCGCTTCGGCCTGGTCGATCCCGGCGTCGACCTGTTCGCGCGCCTGATCGAGACTCGTGACGGTCTCGGTCGTATCGGTCTGAATCCCTTCGATCATCGACTCGATCGTCGAGGCGTTGTCCTGGGCGTCTTCGGCCAGGTTCTTCACCTCGTCGGCCACGACGGCGAACCGCTCGCCCTGCCCGCCGGCCTGAGCGGCTTCGATGTTGGCGTTCAAAGCGAGCATGTTGGTCTGATCCGCGATGTCGTTGATCACCTCGACAATTTCGTCGATTTCGTCGACACGTCCCTTTAGATTGTCGAGGTCGTCGGCCAGGTCGACGAACGCGGAATCGATGTTCTCCATCTCGTCGATCGCCGCGTCGGCCGTCTCGGATCCATCGCGAGCGCGCTCTTGGGCAGAGTCACTCGTCGCGGCGACCTCCTCGGCGCTAGAGGCAACTTCCTCGATCGACGCGCTCAGAGTGCTGATCTCGTTGGCGACCTCGTCCATCGAGTCGGTCATCTCCTGTGCGCCCGAACTGATCTCGTCGGAACTGGAGGCCACGTCGTCGGCGTTCTGGCTGAGTTCACCGATCGAGTTCGACACTTCATCGGCGGCGGCTTTGACGTGCGAGATGTCTTTGAAACTCTCGGTGATGCCGACGACCTCGCCGCGATCGTCGGTGATCGCCTCACTGACGAGCAGCGTCTGTCTGGTCTCGCCGTTGGGCAGTTCCTTCTCGACTTCGACCTCGACGCGGCGTTCGTTTCCCTCCATGATCTGGCGCATCGTGCAGTTTTCGGTGCCACAGAACGCGCCCGACATCTGATTCATGCACTTGAGATCCTGACGATCGCAGTCGACGCCAGTCCACTCGGTCATCACGCGATTCTGTTTGACGACGTTCAGATCGCCGTCGATGACGCGCTGGGCCGATCCAGAGGTATCGTACAGTTGGTCGGGATCCTCTTCGAGGACGATTTCGACGTCGGGGAGGTCTTCCTCGACGGGGCCGGCCGGGTCGTTCGGAACGGAAGCCATCTGAGTCCCACCGTCGGACTCGATAGAAGTCGACCCGTCGGGCGATGGCGATTCGTCGGGGTTCTCGGTGTCGGGACGTTCGGGACGGGTTTCGGACGTGTCGGCCGGAGTGCCGACGGCGTCGAGAATCGATTGGAGGGACAGTCGGGGGACCATGAATACTCGATCGAGATATACGACAGACCGACAGAAGGGTGCGCTCGCTAAACTGTAAGGGGGTCTCGAACGTCGACCCTCAATAGTTAGGTTCCAGACTCGTCGGGGCTCGACACGCCGTCGTCGAAAACCGCATCGAGAACGGTCCCGAGAGCCTGGCGGAGGTGCTGGTGGAACGTCGGTCCGGCGATCTGAAGATCCTCGGCCACCTGTTCGCCACTCGCCTCCCGGGGCCACTCGAAGTAGCCACGGCTGTAGGCGATTGCGAGCACCTCTCGCTGTCTGTCGGTGAGGTCGGCGAGGAGGTGGTCCGGTGGGTCGCGCTGGACGTCAGAGCGCTGGGCGAGGACATCGACGTCGGCGAGGCGATCGGCAAGAGCGTCGATCACCGTCTCGATTCGATCGGCACTGGGCACGTGCAGGCTGATCGCGACCTGCTTCCCGATCGGATCGAAACCAGCGATCGCCACGTCGTGGTCCCGACAGACATCGAGCAGTGGTGACGAATCGACGACGAGTTCGATATTCGAGCCGTCATCCGTCCCCTCACCCGATCCAAGGTGCGTTACCCGATCGACCATCGGAAGGTCCCACTCATCGAGCGCAGTCTCGGGGTCGTCGGTCCGCCCGATCAACCGATAGCCCCCCGACGGGCGCTCGACGACCGTCGAGAGGGAAATTTCGCGGTCGATCAGGCGATCGAACAGCGGATCACCCGCGACGGCGACCGACAGTTCGACCCGACCACCGGATCGAAACGCGCGCCGCCGCTCGACACAATCGATGGCGTACGCGACGACGTGTCCGAGATCGGTCAGCATCGCCTGCTCGTCGGCGTGGAACTGATTCGGTCGCCGACCGTAAACCTCCAGAACACCGCGGCGGGAGTTCTCGTGAGTCAGGGGGACGCAGGCGATCGACTGATAGCCCGCCTCGATGACACCCTGCCGCCAGTCGTGTGGCCCGTCGGCGTCGAGGACGGTCGAGGTGACGACGACCGTATCGTCCTCGATCGCGCGCTGACACGGTGGCCCGCCCGCCAGGTCGGCACCGACAGCCGAGTCGCCATGGCACGCCAGATCACCGCTTTCTGGATCACGATCGACGACGGCGGCCGACCAGTCCTCGACGGCGGAGAGTCGATCGACGACGGCCGATTCGATCGCTCGGCGCGTGGACGCGCCGAGGATCGCCTCGAGGACGTCTCTGATCACGGTTTCGATGCGTTCGATACGATCGAGACGGTCGTGGGCCCGATCCAGATCGGCCGTCGTTCGTTGGAACGAGTCACGAAGGCTGGCGATCTCGATCGCCCGATCGACGTGACGCACCAGCGTGTTCAGGAGCGTCTCTTCGAATGCGATCGGCGCGAACGACGCTGGCCGAACCGAGACGATGGCCCCGAACCCGGCGATCGGAACGACGATCTGGATACAGTCGTCGTCGATCCACGGCGATCCTCGCACTCCAGCGGCGGCCGTCCGATTCTCGCTGGCCAGAAACCCCTCCCAGACCGGATCCGATCCCGATCCGATCCGGGCGGGTGGATCGGCCATACCGCACTCGATACCAGTCCGTGCCGCGCGGAACAGTGCGCCCGCCGACTCGTCCCATCGATACACCACGACCGAGGGGCCGTCACGGATGGATTCGAGCGCCGAGATGATCCGGCGGGGCACGTCCCCGACATCCTCGGCATCGAACAGCGATCGCGACACATCGTACAGGGCGACGAGTCGATCCCGCTGATGGCGCTGGCTGAGGAGATAGCCGATTTCCTGACCCAGAAGCCGTGCGAACGATCGTTCGCGTTCGCTCACGGGCCGATCGCGGGCGACTGGACTGCCGAAACAGACCGTTCCCCACAGGTGACCCTGGAGGACGACCGGCGCGCCGACGTAAGCCTCCAGCCCCGTCGCCTCGACCGCCGGATCGTCCCCCAGTCCGAGCGCCCCGACGTCGTGAATCGCGACGACGCCACCACTCGACTCA belongs to Halococcoides cellulosivorans and includes:
- a CDS encoding LiaF transmembrane domain-containing protein → MTRTLLSRISTGGLIVLVGLALLARTTELFDAGLVWTWLPALFVVLGVWALLASQFRNLTGPVMVIAVAGAVLARNLDVISDATLGRWWPLLVVLFGVLLVVGRSRRRRSSPGATTGEVSVLSVLGGSERRIGPTFTGAEVLSVFGGSELDLRETDVPTPPAVLDTITLFGGTELRVPSDWVVQIDALALFGGIEDDRQAPSDGPARTEEGPDLVITGLVLFGGLEISH
- a CDS encoding methyl-accepting chemotaxis protein, whose translation is MVPRLSLQSILDAVGTPADTSETRPERPDTENPDESPSPDGSTSIESDGGTQMASVPNDPAGPVEEDLPDVEIVLEEDPDQLYDTSGSAQRVIDGDLNVVKQNRVMTEWTGVDCDRQDLKCMNQMSGAFCGTENCTMRQIMEGNERRVEVEVEKELPNGETRQTLLVSEAITDDRGEVVGITESFKDISHVKAAADEVSNSIGELSQNADDVASSSDEISSGAQEMTDSMDEVANEISTLSASIEEVASSAEEVAATSDSAQERARDGSETADAAIDEMENIDSAFVDLADDLDNLKGRVDEIDEIVEVINDIADQTNMLALNANIEAAQAGGQGERFAVVADEVKNLAEDAQDNASTIESMIEGIQTDTTETVTSLDQAREQVDAGIDQAEATMSALDEIVEAIEEASRGIEEVAEATDDQAASAEEVASVVDQVADQAERVASETQNIYAANEEQAQMVNNLEEAVEKLENE
- a CDS encoding GAF domain-containing protein → MLSPDSSRAGEISDLVESTATIVETGADPETGLSAERVDAAVVDCPADDHCSTIDSVGAVPVLAIVHDGGASAAIDAGATAVLDWTDPDRDDLFAHRLDRCLDRARDRSDGPDGPPGPGRRTDLYELSHRLLDVGAWEYDVSDRRVHWTDQKYRLHGRTDDENPSFEEALDTFHTADRHRIERALEWATEQGVGFDLQARIESEETDRWVRTVGEPVESDGTVTHVRGAIQDVSSVVDRETEIERNEEALRAVNEAVTDLHQPFEETIERLLDIGRERLGLDVGFVADVGESTVEVRHLSGDAAFERGSRLPIDATFCRNVESSGGVVAIHDVGALGLGDDPAVEATGLEAYVGAPVVLQGHLWGTVCFGSPVARDRPVSERERSFARLLGQEIGYLLSQRHQRDRLVALYDVSRSLFDAEDVGDVPRRIISALESIRDGPSVVVYRWDESAGALFRAARTGIECGMADPPARIGSGSDPVWEGFLASENRTAAAGVRGSPWIDDDCIQIVVPIAGFGAIVSVRPASFAPIAFEETLLNTLVRHVDRAIEIASLRDSFQRTTADLDRAHDRLDRIERIETVIRDVLEAILGASTRRAIESAVVDRLSAVEDWSAAVVDRDPESGDLACHGDSAVGADLAGGPPCQRAIEDDTVVVTSTVLDADGPHDWRQGVIEAGYQSIACVPLTHENSRRGVLEVYGRRPNQFHADEQAMLTDLGHVVAYAIDCVERRRAFRSGGRVELSVAVAGDPLFDRLIDREISLSTVVERPSGGYRLIGRTDDPETALDEWDLPMVDRVTHLGSGEGTDDGSNIELVVDSSPLLDVCRDHDVAIAGFDPIGKQVAISLHVPSADRIETVIDALADRLADVDVLAQRSDVQRDPPDHLLADLTDRQREVLAIAYSRGYFEWPREASGEQVAEDLQIAGPTFHQHLRQALGTVLDAVFDDGVSSPDESGT